Genomic DNA from Prunus persica cultivar Lovell chromosome G1, Prunus_persica_NCBIv2, whole genome shotgun sequence:
TTAATGCAGTAATGCACAAGGGCACTGTTAATCAGCACCAGTTGTCTGACAGTTTCTTTCATTTACTGAGGAGCCAACCAAAGGAGATCAATGTGGCTGCATTGAAGCACCTGTGTTCTTACAGAAGCCCAGTTTTTGACGCATGTGAGAGGCTGAAAGTTGTCCAAGATTGGTTGCTGAAGAATCCCAAGCTTGTCAAGGATCCTAAGCGGTTGGATGATATTGCTGAAGTTAGGAGGTTGGTCATCACCCCAACTAAGGCCTATTGTCTTCCACCCGAGGTTGAACTATCCAATAGGGTTCTTAGAAAATATAAGGAAGTTGCTGATCGGTTTTTAAGGGTTACCTTTATGGATGAAGGCATGCAGAAAATTAATTCCAATGTTCTGAACTACTATGTTGCTCCTATTGTGAAGGAAATCAcgtcaaattcctttttacAGAAAACAAACGTGTTTAAAAGGTTTAGGACCATTCTGAATGATGGATTTTACTTATGCGGTCGTAAGTACACTTTCCTGGCCTTCTCATCCAATCAATTGAGAGACCGTTCTGCCTGGTTCTTTGCTGAATGCGTGAACATTAGTGTCGGCAAGATCACTAGTTGGATGGGGaagttcaacaacaaaaatgtagCAAAATGTGCTGCTAGGATGGGTCAGTGTTTTTCGTCTACATATGCAACTGTAGAAGTTACATCAAGTGAGGTAAATGACATTCCAGATATTAAAAGGAATGGGTATGTTTTTTCGGATGGGATTGGTATGATCACTCCTGACCTTGCACTGGAAGTTGcagagaaattgaaattggacagaAATCCACCTTGTGCATATCAAATAAGATTTGCTGGCTGTAAGGGGGTTGTGGCTTGTTGGCCATCCAAAGGCGATGGGTTCCGGCTTTCTTTGAGGACTAGCATGAACAAGTTTGAGTCAAAGCATACGACATTGGAAATCTGTTCTTGGACTAGGTATCAGCCAGGTTTCTTAAACAGGCAGATTATAACGTTGCTTTCAACACTGAACGTTGAAGATGAAATATTCTGGAGGATGCAGGAGAAGATGGTTCTCAAATTAAACCAGATGCTCGTGGACACGGATGTGGCATTTGATGTTCTCACTGCATCCTGCGCTGAGCAAGGAAATGCGGCAGCTATAATGTTGAGTGCAGGTTTCAAGCCCCAGACAGAACCTCATCTACGAGGCATGTTAACCTGTATACAAGCCGCACAGCTTTGGGGCCTTAGGGAAAAGGCTAGGATTTTCGTCCATTCTGGGAGATGGCTTATGGGCGTTCTTGATGAGCTAGGAGTACTTGAGCAAGGTCAGTGCTTTGTCCAAGTGTCTACCCCATTGCTAGAGAGCTGTTTTGCAAAGCATGGCTCTAGTTTTGCTCAGATAGAGAGGAATCTTCAAGTGATTAAAGGACACGTTGTGATAGCAAAGAATCCTTGCCTTCATCCTGGAGATATAAGGATTCTTGAAGCAGTTGATGCCCCAGGTTTGCACCACTTATATGATTGCCTTGTTTTCCCTCAAAAGGGTGATAGGCCCCACACGGATGAAGCTTCTGGAAGTGACCTAGACGGGGACCTCTACTTTGTCACAtgggatgaaaatcttattccTCCAAGTAAGAAGAGCTGGATGCCTATGCAGTATGATCCTGCAGAAGCCAAACTTCAGGGGCGTCCTGTTACTCAGCAGGTACTTATCTACCATTTTTAGTGATTATCTATTATATTCTATGATAttaaactttgggaacatgattatcattattttttctctttccatgattgcttttctttcttagACAAGCAACCTTCTCATTATCTGCATGCTTCtacaagaaatattaataaataacaCTGTAGTGTTGTTATATTGGATAAGGCATGTCAGACTCCTATTTGTTAAGGAATTTTCTTGTAGAGTTGATAATGTTAGTACGCTGTCCTTATACAACAAGATTTTGTTTTATGCTCTGTGGGAGCATGTAAGCTTTTGTTACCAGATTTCCTGCAAACGCATTAGATGCCACCATTTTGTTATGGCTGTACTATTAAGGATACAGGCcttaaatttgtttgtttaccCTTAATCCTAGAAGTCTATGCCGGTAAGATGTGGACTGCAATATTTTATATGATAATGTTCCTCCTCACATGGTCCTTTTCCTTTACTAAAGGTCTGAATATGTAGAATTCAACCTATATTTAAGGATTCTAGGTCAGGATCTTAAGCTCTGATAGCATGTTAAGTTTTGTTGCTTTACCATTGTTTCTTAAAagcttaaattattaaaatgcaTGTCACTaaatgttttatattttattagcATGAGTTGTCATCATGAAGTTTCCTAGCAAGTGGTTTTTGTACAAGAAACTATTCTATTAATTAACACATCCATAGCAAAATCATATCACTAAAATGTGGCCGAATTCTGAGCCATTGTCTAAATTAAGAATCAAGCTATGATTCATGGTAACTGGTAACTTGTCTTCATTTATATTAGGTTACATTCTACATCGTTTGTTTTTCCTTGTTGGGTTACACTATTTTGAAATCCCAAATTTGTCACGGACACTCTTACTATCATTAGAGTCTAAGCTGGTAAGCTGGGGACTACAATTTTCTTATAAGCTGACGTTTCCCCTCACATGGTCTTCTCCCCACTACTAAAGGGCCCAAAGTGTAGAGTTCAACTTATACTGGGAGGTTGTAGTTTCAAGGATTTATCTCCctctctgataccatgttaaatttgttttggctttacCATTGTTATTAAAAGCTTAAACTATTAAGATGCATGTCAAGAAGTATCCATGAGTTGTCATCGTGAAGTTTCCTTGCAAATGGTGTGTGATCacaagaaattattttaataaatgtATCCACAGAAAAATCATACCAATAAGATGTGGTAGGATTCTGAACAATTGTATAAAGTAAGAATTGAGCCATGATTCTTGGTAACCTGTTCTGTATTTGTTTTAGGTCTAATTATAAGTAGTGTTTTCCTTGTTGGGTTTACTCAATTTTGGAATCCCAATTTGTCACGGACACTCTCTTACTGTCATTGTGTTTATACCACAGGATATAATagatttttttgtgaaaaacaTGACGAATGAGAACCTAGGGCCGATATGCAATGCACATGTGGTTCATGCTGACCGCAGTGATTATGGGGCTTTGGATGTGAACTGCCTTAAACTAGCTGAGTTAGCAGCATTAGCAGTTGATTTTCCAAAAACCGGGAAGATTGTTTCCCTACCACAGCACCTAAAGCCAAGGTTGTACCCAGATTTCTTGGGGAAAGAAGACAACCAGTCATACAAGTCAACTAAAATTTTGGGGAGACTCTATCGCAAGGTTAGAGATGCGTATGATGAAGATGCTGCAACCTCTTCTGAGCTACATTATTTTCCCAGTGACATCCCATATGATATGGATCTTGAGGTTCCTGGAGCGGCTGATTTTGTATTTGATGCATGGGAGAAAAAGTGCTCGTATGATGGTCAGCTGAAGGGTCTAATGGGACAATATAAAGTCAAGAGGGAAGAAGAGATAGTTACTGGGCATGTTTGGTCGATCCCCAAGTCCAACAGCAAGAAGCAAGGGGAGCTGAAAGAGCGGCTGAGTCATTCTTACAATGCTCTGAAAAAAGAATTCAGGCAAATGTTTGAGAacttggattcaaatttggagGCTCTTACTGATGATGAGAAGAATCTATTGTGTGAGAAGAAGGCCTCAGCATGGTATCAGGTAACTTACCACCCTAAATGGGTAAAACAATCGCCACCTTTGCAAGAGCCAGATGGTCCTGGAGATGTTGTGGTGATGTTGAGCTTTGCATGGATCGCAGCTGACTACCTTGCCCGAATCAAGATTAAGTGCCACGGAGTGGAACATATTGACTCTACAAAGCCAATCAACTCTTTGAAGAGGTACCTTGCTGATCGGATATGACAAGCATTTGAAGTCATTGAGATTGTGTCTCCTGTTGCTGTCTGTCAAACTTCATGGCGACAAGGCCATTCTGCCATTTGATTAGGtccatttttatatttcattttctgtttggATTTTCCTTTGAAAGTACGACTTTATTGAAGCTATAAGTTTATTGCTTGCTTGCAATTAAATGTCTTTTGGTTGActgtaaaatatttttctttgctcCTTTGAATCTTCAAAGCCTAATCGTCGGATCCATTAATCACTACCCATGTTTGAATCTTCAGGCATATACTGCAATTGCATGAGCTTCTACTTAGAGTCCTTTAATTCCTTATTTTAGCAAAAAAATTCCTTCTAAGGTTTCAGTTCACTTTTCTTTGATGGGTTTCAATATTGTTTTCCTCCAGGATCCAAGGAGTTCCTTATGGATTTCATAGCAAAATTAATgtccatgaaaatgaaaatgaaaatgcagCTCATTTCGCTTTCGGCTGTTGTCGgaaactaaaattaatttgGCAAAATCAAATTGTTCAAAGGGTTTCTTTCACcataatgtaaaaattaagTATTTGGTACTCAATCCATTAAGTATTCTACGTCAACTACAGTATTATACTCTAAAATGGATTGATATGGTATACACAAGTAGATACATTCCATTTTGAGACTTGAGAGGGATCCACGACGACAATGAACGATCATCACAACTAAAAATCTTCTATATGTCACTGTTACTGTCACATCTACCATCAACTGCCCCATTTGATAATCACATGCCCCGAAATTAATCCTGCAACGAAAACTtgtcccttctctctctctctctctctctctctctctctctctctgagatAGCAAAAGTGTCTGTAGATGAAGGGCTTTTAGTTTCCTTGATGTATGGAGCATTGATCACCCAACTACTGAGGGGGCTTTCTCTTCACGATTAGATCAGTTTCACATTCATGGTCTCTCAATCGTACGGACACTAAAGGAGCCACTCATGTGGTCTCAGTTCATTGTAATTCACACCACAAGATGTGTTCCTCCTATTTTTCTCCCTCTTGAAAGCTCTACATCTACTTATCTTCTGGTCCAACAATACTCTAATTTGTTATTACCTCTTGAATTATTGGCAGTAACTTAACTTCAAAATCATTTTGCTTACATTCATGACCTGCGATTTTCATGAACTAAAGTAATCCAACTTGATTATACCCAActtgatttcatttttttttttttttttttggtgatcaAAGATTTCTCAAATTGAGGAAAGTTTAAGGAAATATTAaagttggggtttttttttttttcattcaaattaaaaataagttGAAGAGAGGATTTGGTATGATTTGATATGTGATGTCTGCTAAGTTGATGCTGATTCTATTGATGTGGAAACAAAGCATGATGGGTATGTGAAAATTGCTTAACCAATCAACAGATGTTCTTTTCAATAGAATTAAGCATAATCAAATCtaagtttctttttcattcccaaaatttcattcatttcaTGTTCTAGGCATGCAGCATAGCATGGAACTACCATGATGGTATGCACTTTTAtggtaataataatatattattattatacctTTTTGTGAATGTCTTTGAGATAGGCATGCCCCCAACatctaatataaaaaagtatataaattctatttgatgcattaaacaaaacaaaaaatataggtTGGAATGTCCTAGGTTCGAATTTACTGAGAAATAAAATGTCaggttttttttggtttgttgtcGGCATATAATACGAAAATCTAattgctgtttttttttttctgcctgAAAACTCCCACTGTAATTTATACAGCAATCATCTGAGACACACGACGACACCTAGTGGAGAATCAAGATATTATGAGAGTCCTAGGGTTTGgccaaaaagataaaataaacattcctATATATGGAAAATATcaggtatatatatgtgtcaAATTCTTTTgactatttttctatttttgaatttgtccGTAAAAGAATGCACCAATGTTACTGcgtttcataaattttttattttttatttgaaaaaaacgACAGCAGAACAATAACATGGTATGATGCTTtgagcatttttcttttctcatcaTATTTGGGTCATAAATACAAGATAAAGTGAAAgtataattattatatttaccAAATTAGCAAGTAAACAAGTTATAAATTATGTAAGTATGCTGAAATGAACCAAATCTGCAGAAAGAGGTGAGCTTAGTTATCTACATTTTACCATTTCAAGACAAGTATTTGCTACAACCAACCACAAACCTTGACCAGCATCTACAAGtggttttaatttaattagtcTTTATACAATTTTCCCAGTTACCAGTCACAACACAAGAGTGAGGTGGCATTTTATGATTTGAAATACTACTGCTATACTTAACTTCAAGGACTGATTAAAGGCTAGGAATTGAAGCAGCTGGTTGGTTCCCAACTTCCctttaaataatatttccttCTTGAACATTACTTGTTGGTGAAGGAATTGGATAATTCCAATTAAGTAACTCTTCTATCATCTGCATTGCAAGCTTATCCTCTTCATCCTGATCTGCTTCACTCATTCCAGCCTCAATCAATCCCACCATTGATGAACTCGTCGATGACGAAAAGGATGaggaggatgaggaggaggatgaggaGCACATGGATCCATGATGATCAGAaatgtgtttctttttcttgccaAGCTCGATCCTCATGACCCAATTCG
This window encodes:
- the LOC18789671 gene encoding RNA-dependent RNA polymerase 6, giving the protein MEFEGSENGSVVTQVSFGGFQHHARAKDLVTYLEDEIGLVYRCRLKTSWTPPESFPNFEINTADVKRTDDYSRVEPHAFVHFVSPDSVTFAMDAAGRCELFFNNEPLKVSLGPENPYFLNRRRRTKTPFKLSDVHVEIGSLVRQDEFFASWRGPPYGVDFIVDPFDGTCKFCFTMDTAFSFKGTKKHAVIKCDFKVEFLVREIAEIKQYTDTSYLVILLRLTSSPWVSYRTADDDIDQSVPFDLLDDDDPWIRTTDFTPSGAIGRCNSYRVLIPPRHGAKLKKAMNYLRERRVKEVCIKWPPKIQDEPDFGMSNTEPFFSIQYEEGISFEIMFLVNAVMHKGTVNQHQLSDSFFHLLRSQPKEINVAALKHLCSYRSPVFDACERLKVVQDWLLKNPKLVKDPKRLDDIAEVRRLVITPTKAYCLPPEVELSNRVLRKYKEVADRFLRVTFMDEGMQKINSNVLNYYVAPIVKEITSNSFLQKTNVFKRFRTILNDGFYLCGRKYTFLAFSSNQLRDRSAWFFAECVNISVGKITSWMGKFNNKNVAKCAARMGQCFSSTYATVEVTSSEVNDIPDIKRNGYVFSDGIGMITPDLALEVAEKLKLDRNPPCAYQIRFAGCKGVVACWPSKGDGFRLSLRTSMNKFESKHTTLEICSWTRYQPGFLNRQIITLLSTLNVEDEIFWRMQEKMVLKLNQMLVDTDVAFDVLTASCAEQGNAAAIMLSAGFKPQTEPHLRGMLTCIQAAQLWGLREKARIFVHSGRWLMGVLDELGVLEQGQCFVQVSTPLLESCFAKHGSSFAQIERNLQVIKGHVVIAKNPCLHPGDIRILEAVDAPGLHHLYDCLVFPQKGDRPHTDEASGSDLDGDLYFVTWDENLIPPSKKSWMPMQYDPAEAKLQGRPVTQQDIIDFFVKNMTNENLGPICNAHVVHADRSDYGALDVNCLKLAELAALAVDFPKTGKIVSLPQHLKPRLYPDFLGKEDNQSYKSTKILGRLYRKVRDAYDEDAATSSELHYFPSDIPYDMDLEVPGAADFVFDAWEKKCSYDGQLKGLMGQYKVKREEEIVTGHVWSIPKSNSKKQGELKERLSHSYNALKKEFRQMFENLDSNLEALTDDEKNLLCEKKASAWYQVTYHPKWVKQSPPLQEPDGPGDVVVMLSFAWIAADYLARIKIKCHGVEHIDSTKPINSLKRYLADRI